CAGAAACAAGGAATAGGGCGTTATGCACTATTCGCTCTCGGATTTTATACTGGAGCTTGTACAAAATTCTCTGGAAGCGGGAGCGAATGACTTGCATCTTATTATAAAAGAAGAAGGACATTTTTTTATGCAGCTTTCTGATAATGGAAAGGGTATGACAGAAGAGGAGAAAAACAGAGCTCTTGATCCTTTTTTTACAGATGGGATAAAACATCCCAATAGAAGAGTAGGTCTTGGGCTTGCTTTTCTATCTCAGATGGTTTCACAGGTGCAGGGGGATTTTTCTGTTATAAGCGGGAAAAACAAGGGTACCTGTGTGAGCTTTTCTGTTCCTCTTGATAATGTGGATACCCCTCCTGTGGGTGACATCTCTTCTGCTATAAGGCAGGCTTTTTCTTATGACTATGATTATGAGCTCTTTATTGAGAGAACTTGCCCTTCTGGCTATTCTTACACTCTTTCCAGAAGAGAAATTGCTTCTGTATTGGGCGATTTCTCTATAGTTGAGAATGCCCTTCTTCTTGACTCCTTTATCAGGGAGCAGGAAGCTTCCTGTAATACCTAAGTGGAGGAAAAAATGGCAAAGATGACTTTGGAACAGCTTAGAAAGCTGAGAGAAGAAAAGAAAAAACAGTTGGATATGCGCGACCCCGATAATAAGCAAATACATATTGTTGTTGGTATGGGTACCAGTGGTATCGCAGCAGGTGCAAAGGATACCCTGGATGCATTCTTAAGATGTATAGAAAATAGGGGTCTTACCAATGTTGCGGTAAGGCAGGTTGGTAGCTTTGGCCTTGATTATGCGGAGCCAACTGTCGAGGTTGTTATGCCCGATATGCCGCGTGTTATTTACGGGAAGGTTACGCCCGATGTAGCGGAGAAGATTGTTCTTGAGCATATCATAGGCAAAAAGCTTGTAGAAAACCACGTTTACGATCGGCCTGCTGCCGACATAGTGGATAAAGAGTAGGAGGTTGATATGGCATATAAGCAGTATGTTCTTATCTGTGGCGGCACAGGGTGTGAATCCAATAAATCAGATACTATCTATAAAAACTTTCTATCCCTGCTTGAAAAAGAAAATCTTCAGTCTGATGTGCAGGTTCTTAAGACAGGATGTTTTGGGTTTTGCGAGCAGGGACCTATTGTAAAGGTTCTTCCTGATGAGTCTTTTTATGTACAGGTTAAGCCGGAAGATGCAGAAGGCATAGTAAATGAGCATCTTATAAAAGGCCGTCCGGTTTCCAATCTGTTATACAACAAAGAGCAGAGTAAAGAGTTTGCAAAGGTTGATGATATAGAGTTTTATCAGAAACAGTTTAGAGTTGTTCTGAGAAACTGCGGTTTTATCAATCCGGAAGATATCAATGAGTATATTGCCCGAGATGGGTATGCTGCACTGGAGAAGGCTCTTTTTGAGATGAGTCCCGATGACATAATAGAAGAACTTAAGATATCAGGCCTTAGAGGAAGGGGGGGGGCAGGATTCCCCACTTGGAGAAAATGGGCTTTTTCTAAGGCAGTAGAGAGTGACGTAAAATACATAGTATGTAATGCAGACGAGGGCGATCCCGGCGCTTACATGGACAGGAGTGTATTGGAGGGAGACCCGCACTCTGTGCTTGAGGCAATGACAATAGCTGCAAAAGCTGTGGGTGCTACCAAGGGTTTTATCTATGTCAGAGCTGAGTACCCTCTTGCAATTCATCGTCTCAAAGTTGCTATAAAACAGTCAAGGGAGATGGGGCTTCTCGGGGAAGATATCATGGGAAGCGGGTTCTCCTTTGATATAGAGATAAGACTTGGTGCAGGTGCCTTTGTTTGCGGTGAGGAGACGGCTCTTCTTGCTTCCATAGAAGGCTCCAGAGGTACACCGCGTCCCAGACCTCCATTCCCTGCTGTAAAAGGACTGTGGGGCAAGCCTACTGTTATAAATAACGTAGAAACACTTGCAAATATTCCTGTTATAATAACGCGTGGAGGAAAATGGTTTTCTGGCATAGGCACAGAAACATCTAAGGGTACCAAGGTTTTTGCCCTTACAGGTAAGATAAACAATTCTGGTCTTGTAGAAGTACCAATGGGTACTCCTCTTAGGGATATTGTCTTTAACATAGGTGGAGGAATCCCCAACGGCAAGAAGTTTAAAGCTGTACAGACAGGAGGGCCTTCCGGAGGAGTTATCACAGAAGAATATCTCGATACTCCCATAGACTACGAAAACCTGCAGAAACTTGGGTCCATAATGGGCTCCGGCGGTATGATAGTAATGGACGAAGACGACTGTATGGTCAATGTAGCCAAATTCTATCTAGGATTTACTGTTGATGAGTCCTGTGGTAAATGTAGTCCTTGTAGAATAGGCGGAAGAAAGCTGTACAATCTTCTTGATAAGATTTCCAAGGGTAATGGTACTATGGAAGACCTTGAGACAATCAAGGAAATAGGACATACAATGCAGAAGGCTTCTCTCTGCGGACTTGGACAGACAGCACCAAATCCTGTTCTTTCTACTATGAGGTATTTTGAAGATGAGTATAAGGCACACATTATAGACAAGACCTGTCCTACAGGAAAATGTGTTGACCTTGTGACATATACGATTATATCGGATAAGTGTATAGGCTGCGGGCTTTGTGCAAGACGCTGTCCTGTCAATGCCATAAGCGGTGAGAAAAAACAGCCTCATCTTATCGATCAGACCAAGTGTATCAAGTGTGGCGAGTGCTATGCCGCATGTAAGTTTAGCGCCATAGAAAAGAAATAAGGGAGAAGGCTATGGGTAAGATGGTAAATATAAAGATAAACGGAAAAGAATTAAAAGTATCGGAAGGAACGTCTATTCTCAATGCTGCAAGACATTTTCAGATAGATATACCTACTCTGTGTTACCACCCAGATCTTCCGGCATGGGGATCTTGCGGACTCTGTATTGTAAAAACAGAGGGCAGCCCAAAGATGTTTAGAGCCTGTGCAACCCCTGTTGCAGAGGGAATGAGCATCATAACAGATGATCCTGAGATAGTGGAAGTAAGAAAAAACACTCTCCAGCTTATACTTGCAGATCACCCCAATGACTGTCTTTACTGCGGCCGTAACGGTAACTGTGAGCTTCAAAAACTTGCTGCCGAGTTTGGAATAAGAGAGCAGCCCTATGAGC
This sequence is a window from Spirochaetia bacterium 38H-sp. Protein-coding genes within it:
- a CDS encoding ATP-binding protein encodes the protein MHYSLSDFILELVQNSLEAGANDLHLIIKEEGHFFMQLSDNGKGMTEEEKNRALDPFFTDGIKHPNRRVGLGLAFLSQMVSQVQGDFSVISGKNKGTCVSFSVPLDNVDTPPVGDISSAIRQAFSYDYDYELFIERTCPSGYSYTLSRREIASVLGDFSIVENALLLDSFIREQEASCNT
- a CDS encoding NADH-quinone oxidoreductase subunit NuoF, translated to MAYKQYVLICGGTGCESNKSDTIYKNFLSLLEKENLQSDVQVLKTGCFGFCEQGPIVKVLPDESFYVQVKPEDAEGIVNEHLIKGRPVSNLLYNKEQSKEFAKVDDIEFYQKQFRVVLRNCGFINPEDINEYIARDGYAALEKALFEMSPDDIIEELKISGLRGRGGAGFPTWRKWAFSKAVESDVKYIVCNADEGDPGAYMDRSVLEGDPHSVLEAMTIAAKAVGATKGFIYVRAEYPLAIHRLKVAIKQSREMGLLGEDIMGSGFSFDIEIRLGAGAFVCGEETALLASIEGSRGTPRPRPPFPAVKGLWGKPTVINNVETLANIPVIITRGGKWFSGIGTETSKGTKVFALTGKINNSGLVEVPMGTPLRDIVFNIGGGIPNGKKFKAVQTGGPSGGVITEEYLDTPIDYENLQKLGSIMGSGGMIVMDEDDCMVNVAKFYLGFTVDESCGKCSPCRIGGRKLYNLLDKISKGNGTMEDLETIKEIGHTMQKASLCGLGQTAPNPVLSTMRYFEDEYKAHIIDKTCPTGKCVDLVTYTIISDKCIGCGLCARRCPVNAISGEKKQPHLIDQTKCIKCGECYAACKFSAIEKK
- a CDS encoding (2Fe-2S) ferredoxin domain-containing protein, whose protein sequence is MAKMTLEQLRKLREEKKKQLDMRDPDNKQIHIVVGMGTSGIAAGAKDTLDAFLRCIENRGLTNVAVRQVGSFGLDYAEPTVEVVMPDMPRVIYGKVTPDVAEKIVLEHIIGKKLVENHVYDRPAADIVDKE